A single genomic interval of Pochonia chlamydosporia 170 chromosome 7, whole genome shotgun sequence harbors:
- a CDS encoding PLC-like phosphodiesterase, TIM beta/alpha-barrel domain-containing protein (similar to Metarhizium robertsii ARSEF 23 XP_007819037.1), producing the protein MRLSTAAVAVSALALLSPTSAQKVSYTATSELTFLTGTRTERPTYQTGPPTGPYQSYGSKITLTGANSSTTMTTSSGTMTTGANFTTTTSSAPKNTQPCNNHVEFCKRKYSNITNVGCHNSPFVRPGNSGSNQEVDVTTQLDDGVRFLQAQIQWPANSSTPHFCHTSCDLLDAGPIYKWLGKVSDWVDAHPYDVVTILLGNGNYSDPSLYVPFIERSGITKYVYNAPYLPMALNDWPTLEDMIVRGKRVVMFLDYAANQTKYPWLLDEFSQVWETPFDPMDRAFPCTVQRPPDLPKEAAKDRMYIMNHNLNVEFNVFGVQLLVPAVNMLNETNGFSGDGSVGKAANNCRSDWGRAPNVLNVDYYNYGSPKPCSVFAAAAAVNNVTYDYSRPCGQASAASSFVPPSLWVSVPAIAAWGLCFV; encoded by the coding sequence ATGAGGTTATCAACGGCAGCAGTAGCTGTTAGTGCTTTGGCACTGCTGTCACCAACGTCAGCCCAAAAAGTATCCTATACAGCAACCTCAGAGCTCACCTTTCTCACCGGAACGAGAACAGAACGCCCAACTTATCAAACCGGTCCTCCCACGGGGCCATATCAGTCGTATGGCTCTAAAATTACCCTCACCGGAGCCAACAGCTCAACTACCATGACCACGTCGAGCGGAACTATGACAACCGGAGCGAACTTCACCACGACCACCTCATCCGCCCCGAAAAACACCCAGCCATGCAATAATCACGTCGAATTTTGCAAGAGGAAATACAGCAATATAACCAATGTCGGATGCCACAACTCGCCTTTTGTTCGACCAGGAAACAGCGGTTCCAATCAGGAAGTGGACGTGACAACGCAACTGGATGATGGCGTTCGGTTTCTCCAAGCCCAGATTCAGTGGCCTGCAAACTCATCGACGCCGCACTTCTGCCATACTTCATGCGACCTCTTAGATGCCGGCCCTATCTATAAATGGTTAGGCAAAGTGTCTGATTGGGTCGACGCGCATCCGTATGATGTTGTGACCATCCTACTCGGGAATGGCAATTATTCAGATCCTTCATTATACGTCCCCTTCATTGAACGATCCGGCATAACCAAGTACGTGTATAACGCGCCATATCTCCCTATGGCCCTCAACGACTGGCCGACTTTGGAGGACATGATTGTTCGAGGAAAACGGGTTGTCATGTTCCTCGACTATGCGGCCAACCAAACTAAGTATCCTTGGTTGTTGGACGAATTCTCCCAGGTCTGGGAGACACCATTTGATCCGATGGACCGCGCATTTCCATGTACAGTGCAGCGACCCCCGGACCTACCCAAGGAGGCCGCTAAAGACAGGATGTACATCATGAACCACAATCTCAACGTcgagttcaatgtttttgGCGTTCAGCTACTCGTTCCAGCGGTGAATATGCTCAATGAGACAAACGGGTTCTCAGGAGATGGCAGCGTAGGCAAAGCAGCGAATAATTGTCGTTCAGACTGGGGACGTGCACCTAACGTCCTCAATGTTGACTATTACAACTATGGTTCGCCAAAACCCTGTTCAGTGTTCGCCGCTGCTGCAGCAGTGAACAATGTGACTTACGACTACTCTCGGCCGTGCGGTCAAGCTTCCGCTGCATCAAGCTTCGTGCCTCCAAGTCTCTGGGTGTCGGTGCCAGCAATTGCTGCGTGGGGTCTTTGCTTCGTGTGA
- a CDS encoding LysM domain-containing protein (similar to Metarhizium acridum CQMa 102 XP_007810674.1), producing MVGLYKIVTVLVGIATVAIAFSGTEDTKETIETRDKSPEVGRNTYISLINATPYNWTKTYNHSYQMNSWDSKWPKLMQPGESVTVYASIRFSPYHPMRDSAGETTYRIEGTKNPMSFQVQCRSGIVHEAYIQFLENLETLNNNKYTEHNLGFSRTPGGVGFVLAGTEDHFISNDGPLDWMQSQINEIGHLPLREITLPRSHHSGQWKNEKLVGGAQPANTQAHVLPLYDQLGNGGIRVLDIRPMLKGGVFHHGHVSVWNGMPNGMLGATIKEMVDMQNKFMKDYPGELFIWDIHEHDARNGDKHFKSLDDEDRKKLYKELFRLQHRHALPDGVDISTRPLNTLISERLRKRGRSCVIVRLPTSWATKKYFPGSKEGFLSGVNFPYKTRWSNTNKMKTLVEDQLRGLREARPSRSSQMYNMDWILTQQRSQALFPLDLESIIELSGEAWKTLFQDLWNALTDETYPNWIALDNIHGNQHKALAMAINKCLAARNCGSLGGKVKVGGGE from the coding sequence ATGGTTGGATTATATAAAATCGTGACTGTCCTCGTTGGCATAGCCACTGTGGCGATAGCGTTTTCTGGGACCGAGGACACCAAAGAGACAATCGAAACGCGTGACAAAAGTCCAGAGGTCGGCAGGAACACATACATTTCCCTCATCAATGCCACACCGTACAACTGGACCAAGACTTACAATCACTCCTACCAAATGAACTCCTGGGATTCAAAATGGCCCAAGTTAATGCAACCGGGAGAGTCAGTCACAGTCTACGCCTCTATCCGTTTCAGTCCTTACCATCCAATGCGCGACTCCGCTGGCGAAACAACATATCGTATCGAGGGAACCAAAAACCCCATGTCGTTCCAAGTTCAATGCCGCTCTGGAATTGTCCACGAGGCCTACATCCAGTTCCTCGAGAACTTGGAAACTCTGAACAACAACAAGTACACTGAGCATAATCTCGGGTTCTCTCGCACCCCCGGCGGAGTGGGATTCGTCCTCGCCGGCACCGAAGATCACTTCATCTCCAACGACGGGCCTCTAGACTGGATGCAGAGCCAGATCAACGAGATTGGACACTTGCCACTCCGCGAAATCACCCTACCTCGCTCCCACCACTCAGGGCAGTGGAAGAACGAAAAGCTCGTCGGGGGTGCGCAGCCTGCCAACACTCAAGCTCACGTACTCCCTCTATACGACCAACTCGGCAACGGGGGCATCCGAGTTCTCGACATCCGTCCCATGCTCAAAGGCGGCGTGttccaccacggccacgTCTCTGTCTGGAATGGCATGCCCAACGGTATGCTTGGAGCTACCATCAAGGAAATGGTCGACATGCAAAACAAATTCATGAAAGACTACCCCGGCGAACTCTTCATCTGGGACATTCACGAACACGACGCCCGCAATGGGGACAAACACTTCAAGTCCTTGGACGACGAGGATCGTAAGAAGCTCTACAAGGAGCTCTTCCGTCTTCAGCACCGCCACGCTCTCCCCGACGGGGTCGACATTTCCACACGTCCCCTAAATACCCTCATCAGCGAGCGTCTTCGCAAGCGCGGCCGCTCCTGCGTCATCGTCCGCCTGCCCACCTCGTGGGCCACGAAGAAATACTTCCCCGGCAGCAAGGAAGGCTTTCTCTCGGGTGTCAACTTCCCATACAAGACTCGCTGGTCTAATACCAACAAGATGAAGACCCTCGTGGAGGACCAACTCCGCGGTCTACGAGAGGCGCGGCCCTCGAGATCCTCCCAGATGTACAACATGGACTGGATCCTGACCCAGCAACGTTCCCAGGCTCTTTTCCCCCTGGATTTGGAGTCTATTATAGAACTATCCGGCGAGGCGTGGAAGACATTATTTCAGGATCTTTGGAATGCGCTCACGGATGAGACGTATCCGAATTGGATTGCCTTGGACAATATCCATGGCAATCAGCACAAGGCGCTGGCTATGGCTATCAATAAGTGTTTGGCGGCGAGAAACTGTGGTTCTTTAGGgggcaaggtcaaggtggGCGGAGGCGAATGa
- a CDS encoding COP9 signalosome complex subunit 3 (similar to Metarhizium acridum CQMa 102 XP_007810675.1), giving the protein MDYIHGILTAQPVTKAVTVSATKVYDSSLRQHLATLIKNAPKIRADVPTYAVDLLSTLDPAVHSIGYLVVLEILLERSDSGPMISQECLLDKVVEFVLHFDPIQIRYYGQSMSALLEKIACGKLFPPTTAVQLLSIAILRIDPTGSLFTTTHLLLAKLAYTSNTVESAMEIFDCDILFYPNMSSSKDGKPLCDPSLAPVAYISTQSGLTDTVRPATVLEYDHLRGLAYMSLGLWSKAREAFEKVISHPSKDKSVSKIMIESHKRWILVGLLSQGKTPTVPPFTSGSANTCYKVTGRSYINLADAFSNSNAEKLKSLIEDNASLWEEDGTGSLVAEILSSYQKWQIISLRQVYQRVGISQVREMTLSAQTGKPLENDGEALSLIRQMIESGMLDGHIEQDGSESYLSFQDDNDVVSEAQFARQIAQSHHTIELLGKHYQAMNDRLTGSKEYVKHLVREQKRAEKDVTDAGIGFDSQIEDEDLMAGILPHT; this is encoded by the exons ATGGATTATATCCATGGTATCTTGACGGCCCAGCCTGTCACCAAGGCTGTCACTGTATCCGCCACCAAAGTTTACGATTCTTCCCTCAGACAGCACTTGGCCACGCTAATCAAGAACGCTCCCAAAATTCGAGCCGATGTCCCGACCTATGCAGTTGATCTGCTCTCA ACACTTGACCCGGCAGTACACTCCATCGGTTATCTCGTTGTCTTGGAAATCCTTCTCGAGCGGTCCGACTCCGGTCCGATGATATCTCAAGAATGTCTACTAGACAAAGTAGTAGAATTTGTTCTACACTTCGACCCCATACAAATTCGATACTATGGGCAGTCCATGTCAGCCCTGCTTGAGAAGATAGCATGTGGCAAGCTCTTCCCA CCCACCACAGCAGTTCAATTACTTTCAATAGCCATACTACGCATCGACCCCACCGGGTCTCTCTTTACGACGACCCATCTTCTGCTGGCTAAGCTCGCGTACACTTCCAATACCGTCGAATCAGCCATGGAGATCTTCGACTGCGATATCCTCTTCTACCCAAATATGAGTAGCTCTAAAGATGGCAAACCACTGTGTGACCCAAGTCTAGCGCCCGTCGCTTACATTTCAACGCAGTCTGGGCTGACGGACACTGTGCGGCCCGCCACGGTTTTGGAATACGATCATCTCCGTGGCCTGGCTTACATGTCTTTGGGACTTTGGTCCAAGGCACGAGAGGCATTTGAAAAGGTCATATCTCACCCTTCCAAAGATAAAAGTGTCAGCAAAATCATGATAGAAAGTCACAAGCGATGGATTTTGGTAGGACTTCTCAGCCAAGGCAAAACACCGACCGTCCCTCCTTTTACATCTGGATCCGCCAACACGTGTTACAAAGTTACAGGGAGGTCTTACATAAACTTAGCAGATGCTTTCAGCAACTCCAACGCAGAGAAACTTAAATCCCTGATTGAGGACAATGCTTCACTCTGGGAAGAGGATGGCACGGGCAGTCTAGTTGCTGAAATTCTATCGTCTTACCAGAAATGGCAGATTATCTCACTACGTCAAGTTTATCAGCGAGTTGGTATCTCGCAAGTTCGGGAAATGACGCTTAGCGCACAAACGGGCAAGCCACTGGAAAATGATGGAGAGGCACTCTCCTTGATCCGTCAAATGATAGAGTCGGGCATGCTAGACGGGCACATTGAACAGGACGGCAGCGAAAGTTACCTATCGTTTCAAGACGATAACGACGTGGTATCCGAAGCACAATTCGCCAGGCAAATCGCGCAGAGCCACCATACCATTGAGTTGCTTGGGAAACACTATCAGGCAATGAACGATAGATTAACCGGAAGCAAGGAGTATGTGAAACACCTTGTAAGAGAGCAGAAGCGTGCTGAAAAAGACGTTACGGATGCCGGCATCGGATTTGATTCTCAAATAGAGGACGAGGATTTAATGGCTGGTATTTTGCCACATACTTGA
- a CDS encoding mucin-like glycoprotein domain-containing protein, with the protein MKLLALLSLVYPVAVLAVPGDPCSKGYGADCICLSTETCDQYKGTAIKGTKGNFPCPKDPDDIIGCVIKPCKNRSGNTQCLWKSACNDVMPVAACPGGKDFVCCNHQLEPSGHSSGTSQTSTATTSEETETSTSPPTTTTSETHQSTQTSVSETTTSSTAETSAPTTSITSAPAGTSNSTAPTTTPSTAAAATNGLAASELFGGLVAVFAALL; encoded by the exons atgaagcttcttgctcttctcagTCTTGTCTATCCTGTAGCCGTTCTTGCTGTCCCTGGTGACCCTTGCTCTAAAGGCTATGGCGCTGACTGCATCTGCCTGTCGACTGAGACTTGTGATCAGTACAAGGGCACAGCAATCAAGGGAACGAAAGGAAACTTCCCTTGCCCCAAAGATCCAGACGACATCATCGGCTGTGTAATCAAGCCATGCAAGAACAGGAGCGGTAACACGCAATGCCTCTGGAAGAGCGCATGCAATGATGTAATGCCAG TTGCTGCTTGTCCCGGCGGTAAGGACTTTGTCTGCTGCAACCACCAACTCGAGCCCAGTGGCCACAGCTCTGGCACATCACAGACTTCCACCGCCACGACTTCCGAAGAGACTGAGACGTCCACTTCTCCACCAACCACGACTACAAGCGAGACGCACCAGTCTACACAAACCAGTGTTTCCGAAACCACTACATCCAGCACTGCGGAGACTTCTGCCCCTACCACATCCATCACTTCAGCTCCTGCTGGTACCTCCAACTCTACGGCTCCCACGACGACTCCCTCTacggctgctgctgccactaATGGCCTTGCGGCATCAGAGCTGTTCGGTGGCCTAGTGGCAgtgtttgctgctttgcTGTGA
- a CDS encoding chromatin remodeling complex subunit (Chd3) (similar to Neosartorya fischeri NRRL 181 XP_001266704.1): MDDGEDTPAGGHRPLAQSHNNGVPSPKFSFDFSSHQAGYGSSSEEDSYGHMMTATSTQEDENMPLLGSLSAASPVGHISLESHGPLIETRTDSAPMAVMEPKASTVEEAFTAKTISADMPHGQPGIEVSIPFIPLDIRDQYEEVQSNTIEKVLSLFNSTEDGEMLKLELTDGKQCMISLIQLERFENGPHALESYFLQMERADRKRKYAPNDDWEAGSSSNDSDVMDLDGHEVVDATELDGEDEGSELMPATRKRSSRNLERTVSRIQPELKMDASDDSGAVLFDNRRRSTRKRQLRFPQSHLQEMEQESNPRAQVEEDDDDHFMPVVSDITVSKGRGRSARNRTRRLQTRKTASGQQGDSDIEFEQPRRSSRATRNVNYIQDDLDMDEDTFTRVDEKPSGLLKVATVKELFRPISPDSPFAKVHTDTCHACGSSSNRSQIIYCQGCSYAYHKPCIGTRSAREHLVTKVGEADFVLQCRFCIDIHNKKDPLAPRRSICQTCKVAGLSCPPFSRRQTTRQEEKLREENGGLDPITPVSAELVHNAANVLFRCTSCNRGWHQHHLPSIGSPSPGGTQPVGAIKDYSIDWQCNECTSAEQKIHRLVAWRTNAVAPLTVQPFSHLCDDDREYLIKWEKTSYFHCTWMPGAWVFGTAAAAMRASFARKALEADLFKADEKQAIPEEYLTIDIIFRVKLNPVTPRVDSMEEDLDNMSHITKALVKFQGLGYDDVVWDRPPPRDSGDLYEAFKLAYQEYLAGRYFEHSSQGRMRERIKAFKDGELEEVEVQPAGLKRGKLMGYQLEGLNWLLHNFHAGRSVVLADEMGLGKTVQVVSLVVHLVQENPKCWPFLISVPNATCPNWRREFKQWAPELRVVTYHGGKEPQDLAYKHELFPFDSRDMAAHVVIMSYDSTQDPSTSQRFRSVKWAGLVVDEGQRLKNERSLLYQALRVMKIPFRLLLTGTPLQNNKRELFNLIQFIDHSQSAEKLDEEFQVLDKETLPKLHDKIRPYFLRRTKVGVLKFLPPMAQIILPVSMTVIQEKLSKSIMAKNPQLIKAIFANSKVNKKERGSLNNILMQLRKCLCHPFMYSDAIEEKHDDPAVIHRNLVEASAKLLLLEQMLPKLKERGHRVLIFSQFLQQLDIIEDFLNGIGYQYRRLDGQMSSLEKQRRIDAYNEPVIIMDPDFNPHQDIQALSRAHRIGQKQKVLCFQLMTKDTVEERIMQIGKKKMALDHALIESMDDDDIAGDDLESILAHGAQALFSDGYQKGAIQYDGPSIDRLLDRSQTEQTKVDDEGSAEAQFSYAKVWSNDRASLEDGLAAAAEDVAPEPISSSVWDKILAEREEEARRHAEANQEKLGRGGRRRTIHNYKPDTLAGYLQDGDNLNPSDSSDDFAGADSPSSSDEDNAAEESEARTLSKKRPTTEIQQAIRSDINAQTGSNEDNLQRHGQSHQFKKPGRPYKTKQKTQDQPPGQATRTYDPIESVKVKYRRHTDHDASQYKTIPSKHEAHNQSIPYADSVSSNFTPSLNTNFSANGGGQIASPDPYPFSSPQGQNLSSKRRAQVRRHDHAASFPSLSHSRPSPSRTSTQNPSLRYNNDPPLSQPGLQIEGFSESEIRVAIDAVQHLPVRKSAKTPQLQVLAQRLWEINKQQRHGAG, from the exons ATGGACGATGGCGAGGATACGCCTGCTGGTGGCCATCGGCCATTAGCCCAAAGCCATAATAATGGTGTCCCGTCGCCAAAATTTTCGTTCGACTTTTCGAGTCATCAAGCCGGTTATGGGAGCTCGTCCGAAGAGGATTCGTACGGCCATATGATGACGGCTACGTCAACACAGGAAGATGAGAACATGCCTCTACTAGGCTCTCTTTCGGCAGCGTCACCTGTCGGTCATATTTCGTTAGAGTCCCACGGACCTCTGATTGAGACCAGGACGGACTCAGCGCCTATGGCTGTCATGGAGCCCAAGGCTTCGACTGTCGAGGAAGCCTTTACTGCCAAGACTATTTCCGCCGACATGCCCCATGGCCAACCTGGCATTGAAGTTTCCATACCTTTCATTCCCCTGGATATTCGAGACCAGTATGAGGAGGTGCAGAGTAATACCATAGAAAAAGTGTTGAGCCTTTTCAATTCCACTGAGGACGGTGAaatgttgaagttggagttAACGGACGGAAAACAATGCATG ATCTCGCTGATTCAACTCGAAAGATTTGAAAACGGCCCGCATGCACTCGAATCTTACTTCTTGCAAATGGAACGGGCAGACCGAAAGCGCAAGTATGCGCCCAATGATGACTGGGAGGCCGGCAGCAGCTCCAACGACTCCGATGTCATGGATTTGGACGGTCACGAAGTAGTTGATGCCACGGAGTTGGACGGTGAAGACGAAGGTAGCGAGCTCATGCCAGCTACCCGCAAACGCAGCTCGCGAAATCTCGAGAGAACTGTCTCGAGAATCCAGCCGGAGTTGAAAATGGATGCCAGTGATGACTCAGGCGCTGTGTTATTCGACAACCGTCGACGCAGCACTAGGAAGAGGCAGCTGCGATTTCCGCAGTCCCATTTGCAGGAAATGGAACAAGAGAGCAATCCCAGAGCTCAagtcgaagaagatgatgacgaccACTTCATGCCGGTTGTTTCTGACATTACTGTCAGCAaaggcagaggaagaagcGCGCGGAACCGAACTCGACGACTCCAAACCCGTAAAACGGCATCAGGGCAACAAGGTGACTCTGACATAGAATTCGAACAACCCAGGAGATCCTCTAGGGCTACGCGAAACGTTAACTATATACAAGATGACCTCGATATGGATGAAGATACATTTACTCGAGTTGATGAGAAACCCTCAGGGCTTCTCAAAGTCGCCACTGTCAAGGAACTTTTTCGACCCATCTCCCCAGACTCGCCTTTCGCCAAAGTACACACAGACACCTGTCACGCCTGTGGCAGTTCCAGCAACCGCAGCCAGATCATATACTGCCAGGGGTGTAGCTACGCCTACCACAAACCTTGCATTGGCACTCGAAGTGCGCGTGAGCACCTAGTCACCAAGGTTGGGGAGGCAGATTTTGTTTTACAGTGTCGATTCTGCATCGATATTCACAACAAGAAGGATCCGCTAGCCCCACGGCGGTCGATATGTCAAACATGCAAGGTAGCTGGCCTTTCTTGTCCCCCGTTTTCTCGGAGACAGACGACTCGTCAAGAGGAGAAATTGCGAGAAGAAAACGGCGGGCTTGATCCTATCACACCAGTATCAGCTGAACTTGTGCATAATGCCGCCAATGTTCTCTTCCGTTGCACTAGCTGCAATCGAGGCTGGCACCAACATCATTTACCCTCGATAGGGAGTCCGAGTCCAGGAGGTACCCAGCCGGTGGGAGCGATTAAGGATTACTCCATCGACTGGCAATGCAACGAGTGCACATCTGCGGAGCAAAAGATTCATCGGCTTGTTGCTTGGCGAACAAATGCAGTGGCCCCTCTGACGGTTCAGCCATTCTCGCATCTCTGTGACGATGACAGAGAATATCTTATCAAATGGGAGAAGACGTCATATTTCCACTGCACATGGATGCCTGGTGCATGGGTATTCGGCACTGCAGCCGCTGCTATGAGAGCCTCCTTTGCCAGGAAGGCTCTGGAAGCCGATCTGTTCAAAGCAGATGAGAAACAAGCCATTCCCGAGGAATATCTGACTATTGATATCATTTTCCGGGTGAAGTTGAATCCTGTCACTCCAAGAGTTGATTCTATGGAAGAAGATTTAGACAACATGTCGCACATCACTAAAGCGTTGGTAAAATTTCAAGGTCTTGGGTATGATGATGTGGTGTGGGATCGACCACCACCCAGAGATTCGGGCGACCTCTATGAGGCGTTCAAACTTGCATACCAAGAATACCTTGCTGGGAGGTATTTTGAGCACTCTTCGCAAGGTAGAATGAGGGAGCGCATAAAAGCTTTCAAGGATGGAGAGCtcgaggaagttgaagtCCAACCAGCAGGACTCAAGCGAGGTAAGCTTATGGGATACCAGTTGGAAGGACTGAATTGGCTCTTGCACAACTTTCACGCCGGGCGAAGTGTCGTTTTAGCAGATGAAATGGGACTCGGCAAGACTGTTCAAGTCGTCAGCCTAGTCGTCCATCTTGTGCAAGAAAATCCTAAA TGCTGGCCATTCCTTATTTCCGTCCCGAATGCAACGTGCCCGAACTGGCGTCGTGAGTTCAAGCAGTGGGCTCCAGAGCTTCGAGTTGTCACCTATCATGGAGGTAAAGAGCCGCAAGACCTTGCGTACAAACACGAGCTCTTCCCATTCGATTCACGAGACATGGCTGCACACGTGGTTATCATGTCTTACGACTCTACGCAGGACCCGAGCACAAGTCAGCGTTTCCGTTCTGTCAAGTGGGCGGGTCTGGTTGTCGACGAGGGCCAGCGACTCAAGAATGAACGTAGCTTGCTGTACCAGGCACTGCGTGTAATGAAGATCCCGTTTCGATTGTTGTTAACGGGAACGCCGCTACAAAATAACAAAAGAGAACTGTTTAACCTGATTCAGTTCATAGACCATTCCCAGAGCGCTGAGAAACTCGATGAGGAGTTCCAGGTTCTTGATAAAGAAACGTTGCCAAAGCTTCATGACAAGATTCGCCCCTATTTCTTACGAAGAACCAAGGTCGGAGTGCTCAAGTTTCTCCCTCCCATGGCTCAGATAATTTTGCCGGTCTCGATGACAGTCATCCAAGAGAAGCTATCGAAAAGCATTATGGCGAAGAACCCCCAGCTTATCAAAGCTATTTTTGCTAACAGCAAAgtgaacaagaaggaacGTGGTTCGCTCAATAACATTTTAATGCAGCTTCGCAAATGCCTGTGCCATCCTTTTATGTATTCAGATGCAATCGAGGAGAAACACGACGATCCAGCAGTTATTCACCGCAATCTTGTAGAGGCTTCAGcaaagcttcttcttcttgagcaaATGCTTCCCAAGCTTAAGGAGAGGGGTCATAGGGTTTTGATCTTCAGCCAATTCCTCCAGCAGCTGGATATCATTGAGGACTTTTTGAACGGAATCGGTTACCAATACAGACGACTTGACGgacaaatgtcaagtttggaAAAGCAGCGCCGCATCGATGCTTATAATGAGCCGG TCATTATCATGGACCCCGACTTCAATCCACACCAGGATATCCAGGCTTTATCTCGCGCCCATCGTATTGGTCAAAAGCAGAAAGTCCTCTGCTTTCAGCTGATGACGAAGGATACTGTTGAGGAGAGAATCATGCAAAtcggcaagaagaagatggcccTCGATCACGCCTTAATCGAGAGtatggatgatgacgacaTTGCCGGCGATGACTTGGAGTCTATTCTCGCACATGGTGCCCAAGCACTATTCAGTGATGGTTATCAGAAAGGTGCAATTCAATATGATGGCCCCTCTATTGACAGACTTCTAGACCGGTCTCAAACTGAGCAGACaaaagttgatgatgaaggatcTGCTGAGGCGCAGTTCTCTTATGCTAAGGTTTGGTCAAATGATAGGGCAAGCTTAGAAGATGGACTGGCAGCGGCAGCCGAAGACGTGGCTCCCGAACCGATTTCTTCAAGTGTTTGGGACAAGATTCTTGCTGAACGAGAGGAAGAGGCTCGCCGTCATGCAGAAGCAAACCAGGAGAAGCTAGGAAGAGGAGGACGCCGCCGAACT ATCCATAACTACAAGCCCGACACATTGGCAGGGTATCTCCAGGATGGTGATAACCTTAATCCCTCAGACTCCTCGGATGACTTTGCGGGTGCCGattctccatcttcgtccGACGAGGACAATGCAGCAGAAG AAAGCGAAGCCCGTACTCTCTCCAAGAAACGGCCGACGACCGAAATCCAGCAAGCCATCAGGTCCGACATCAACGCCCAAACCGGTTCCAACGAAGACAACCTCCAAAGGCACGGGCAAAGTCACCAGTTCAAAAAACCCGGCCGGCCTTACAAAACTAAACAAAAGACCCAAGACCAACCCCCCGGCCAAGCGACACGTACCTACGACCCCATCGAAAGTGTCAAAGTCAAATACAGAAGACACACGGACCATGACGCATCGCAATACAAAACCATCCCATCAAAACACGAAGCGCACAACCAATCCATACCCTACGCCGACTCAGTCTCCAGCAACTTCACACCCagtctcaacaccaacttctCCGCTAACGGAGGCGGCCAAATTGCCTCACCAGACCCTTACCCCTTCTCCTCGCCCCAAGGCCAAAATCTCTCAAGCAAACGAAGAGCGCAAGTAAGGCGCCATGATCACGCAGCCTCTTTTCCCTCATTATCACACTCACGTCCCTCGCCCTCTCGAACATCAACACAGAACCCCTCATTAAGATATAACAACGACCCTCCATTGTCACAACCGGGCCTACAAATCGAGGGCTTTTCCGAATCCGAAATACGAGTAGCAATAGACGCCGTTCAGCATCTCCCAGTGAGAAAGTCAGCCAAGACTCCTCAATTGCAAGTCCTTGCACAGAGGTTGTGGGAGATtaacaagcagcagcgaCACGGCGCAGGCTAG